From Drosophila suzukii chromosome 2R, CBGP_Dsuzu_IsoJpt1.0, whole genome shotgun sequence, a single genomic window includes:
- the LOC108008745 gene encoding uncharacterized protein, which yields MHSHSYGVLQGVLLAITSIIILWVQGLVGLPLALPDPESLPITMAEDLPAERAPRQINQNQSDVDVFNTQMQHKSDGFRVFGKKLQDDYDRRNGYDVTHAPLPIAVTKRTTIVPKKSPKSGIRLYADPQDEEAGGEDGEGVTKAGAEGEGSGGGGEAEEAGGGGAGNETGKELTVSIQKFYTNQYGDKVYNPWGITFGHQFLDTRFGPGSGQRARLSVKPNPIQNYYPSVENLTTVCLNRSTIYNDIKIEKWLMRYVYSRKKKVRPFFFALRQQLYEKGDSEQCHKTSFSDWLQYQECAIRRNQRMEYFIPKYPRHQLATN from the exons ATGCATAGCCATAGCTATGGAGTACTCCAAGGGGTCCTCCTAGCGATAACATCTATAATC ATTTTATGGGTGCAAGGACTCGTTGGCTTGCCACTGGCTCTACCCGATCCGGAGTCACTTCCGATCACCATGGCGGAGGATCTTCCGGCGGAGAGAGCTCCGAGGCAGATCAATCAAAATCAGTCCGATGTTGATGTTTTCAATACCCAAATGCAGCATAAATCCGATGGCTTTAGAGTTTTCGGAAAGAAACTACAAGACGACTATGACCGAAGAAATGGCTACGATGTAACTCATGCCCCACTGCCCATTGCTGTGACTAAACGAACCACTATTGTCCCCAAGAAATCACCCAAAAGTGGCATACGACTCTATGCTGATCCACAAGATGAAGAAGCCGGAGGTGAGGATGGGGAAGGAGTGACTAAGGCAGGGGCGGAAGGGGAAGGttcaggaggaggaggagaagcTGAAGAAGCCGGTGGTGGAGGAGCAGGAAATGAAACAGGCAAGGAGCTCACTGTTAGCATCCAAAAGTTCTATACCAATCAATATGGGGACAAGGTATACAATCCTTGGGGAATCACCTTTGGACATCAATTCTTGGACACCCGCTTCGGTCCGGGAAGTGGTCAGAGGGCACGTTTGTCGGTTAAACCGAATCCGATTCAGAACTACTATCCCAGTGTTGAGAACCTGACGACCGTCTGCTTGAACAGATCGACCATCTACAACGATATTAAGATCGAGAAATGGCTGATGCGCTATGTCTACAGCAGGAAGAAGAAAGTCCGCCCATTCTTTTTCGCTCTGCGTCAGCAGCTATACGAAAAGGGCGATTCGGAGCAGTGTCACAAGACGTCTTTTAGTGACTGGTTGCAGTACCAGGAGTGCGCTATACGGCGAAACCAGCGCATGGAGTACTTCATCCCCAAGTATCCACGACACCAACTTGCAACAAACTAA
- the LOC108008105 gene encoding uncharacterized protein isoform X2 — MEGFEYVVNPPVWPTVGFLRKIRRDSSGTFCRDSYTKKLPSVAPNAYDVDRPIGFKYPSKAGFSALANKMPRLPPYRELGYPPIGSYATDFPGTQYYFTFNKQIVREQKWVTPGPSTYTHHLKYPEWDVETAFGCRRIIWPAVAVFCSPQNNAKCSVCGEKPVGDYFHNFSSDADMCRNCMHAEVAAIKKCNLQVTERYSRQQKIKQFVPARYCGFFHNHDGTTATIERESRKVLRQKIRVENYLYRLNAKKE; from the exons ATGGAGG GTTTCGAGTATGTGGTCAACCCGCCAGTTTGGCCGACGGTCGGTTTTCTCAGGAAAATCCGCAGGGACTCGAGTGGCACTTTTTGTCGGGATAGCTATACGAAAAAACTTCCGTCGGTCGCTCCAAATGCCTATGATGTAGACAGACCAATCGGATTTAAG TACCCGTCAAAAGCTGGCTTTTCAGCTTTGGCCAACAAGATGCCACGCCTACCGCCCTATCGAGAGCTCGGGTATCCACCTATTGGATCCTACGCCACCGACTTTCCAGGAACTCAGTACTATTTCACTTTTAACAAGCAGATTGTGCGCGAACAGAAATGGGTAACCCCTGG GCCCTCCACCTACACGCACCACCTGAAATACCCGGAATGGGATGTGGAGACAGCCTTCGGATGCAGGCGCATCATCTGGCCAGCGGTGGCGGTATTCTGCAGTCCCCAAAACAACGCCAAGTGTTCGGTGTGCGGCGAAAAGCCGGTGGGTGACTATTTCCACAACTTTAGCAGCGATGCGGACATGTGTCGAAATTGCATGCACGCCGAGGTGGCAGCGATCAAAAAGTGCAACCTGCAGGTGACCGAGAGGTACAGCCGGCAGCAGAAGATCAAGCAGTTCGTGCCCGCCCGCTACTGCGGATTTTTCCACAACCACGATGGCACCACGGCCACCATTGAGCGGGAATCGCGGAAGGTGTTGCGTCAAAAGATTCGCGTGGAAAATTACCTGTATCGTCTCAATGCGAAGAAAGAGTAG
- the LOC108008105 gene encoding uncharacterized protein isoform X1, producing MRAQRLNAQEREKLRRQRSETRLVVARCNDLGFEYVVNPPVWPTVGFLRKIRRDSSGTFCRDSYTKKLPSVAPNAYDVDRPIGFKYPSKAGFSALANKMPRLPPYRELGYPPIGSYATDFPGTQYYFTFNKQIVREQKWVTPGPSTYTHHLKYPEWDVETAFGCRRIIWPAVAVFCSPQNNAKCSVCGEKPVGDYFHNFSSDADMCRNCMHAEVAAIKKCNLQVTERYSRQQKIKQFVPARYCGFFHNHDGTTATIERESRKVLRQKIRVENYLYRLNAKKE from the exons ATGCGTGCCCAGAGGCTAAATGCCCAGGAGCGCGAAAAACTGCGTCGCCAGCGCTCCGAAACGAGACTCGTTGTGGCCCGATGCAATGATCTAG GTTTCGAGTATGTGGTCAACCCGCCAGTTTGGCCGACGGTCGGTTTTCTCAGGAAAATCCGCAGGGACTCGAGTGGCACTTTTTGTCGGGATAGCTATACGAAAAAACTTCCGTCGGTCGCTCCAAATGCCTATGATGTAGACAGACCAATCGGATTTAAG TACCCGTCAAAAGCTGGCTTTTCAGCTTTGGCCAACAAGATGCCACGCCTACCGCCCTATCGAGAGCTCGGGTATCCACCTATTGGATCCTACGCCACCGACTTTCCAGGAACTCAGTACTATTTCACTTTTAACAAGCAGATTGTGCGCGAACAGAAATGGGTAACCCCTGG GCCCTCCACCTACACGCACCACCTGAAATACCCGGAATGGGATGTGGAGACAGCCTTCGGATGCAGGCGCATCATCTGGCCAGCGGTGGCGGTATTCTGCAGTCCCCAAAACAACGCCAAGTGTTCGGTGTGCGGCGAAAAGCCGGTGGGTGACTATTTCCACAACTTTAGCAGCGATGCGGACATGTGTCGAAATTGCATGCACGCCGAGGTGGCAGCGATCAAAAAGTGCAACCTGCAGGTGACCGAGAGGTACAGCCGGCAGCAGAAGATCAAGCAGTTCGTGCCCGCCCGCTACTGCGGATTTTTCCACAACCACGATGGCACCACGGCCACCATTGAGCGGGAATCGCGGAAGGTGTTGCGTCAAAAGATTCGCGTGGAAAATTACCTGTATCGTCTCAATGCGAAGAAAGAGTAG
- the LOC108008106 gene encoding uncharacterized protein, with amino-acid sequence MLRGLHFVCGIYFFLGVLALPPIPFEGKTYESAFLHNLTSQMVAENRIETLASYGVNWERYRLGPIVAKSIEQSLMEEFQVPIVVWGLRRNISIRHLLGYKTLICVSISSVVPDVDPIFDVLNDGLVGLHYVPMLFIYKPLRMMAPTRDMLEVFFAWCWQHRFTNVFLTFYLRSLDNSSWKFSKGGRNEIYSYTPFPNLTIRNITETGYQPVDIMMNLTGYEFRVPVFQDPPTVFQLPNGDLSGSLGLMFSAYVHHRMGVLRPEPNAHVNRYSYQEHLMLAAARGEIEMGVHPYSSMQLNSSLTAGSFPLGMTNTCVLVPWQRESPQVRFMQVAAQINGPFFLILLVAMTLSWQLVHGRWRRGVHLTLVTFFQQSVPNREFHQLAEPYKIIHVALLLGSLVLWTMRAGYLSSVFTSQVPGWQINTAKDFLATPLRLMLTETEVEMYFTAGLLPSALMPRLLVVNKTTLMEHLDSLNSSYAYCTTAEHWSVVMLQQRRMYRPPFRLASNLCTTPRFLRFPVQRNSPFQQNFNRFGIHSLQFGFWAHWTRKSLLEAIQLRLVVELTDDYVPFQSLTLADFQVLIKIYLLCLLGSSFHSVSNPRTLTCNVGNIRQGKGKGKDKAGGPKTSAPEKN; translated from the exons ATGCTTCGTGGATTGCATTTCGTCTGCggtatttatttctttctcGGGGTCTTGGCTCTGCCGCCGATTCCCTTTGAGGGAAAGACCTATGAATCGGCTTTTCTACATAACTTGACCAGTCAAATGGTAGCCGAAAACCGGATCGAAACTCTGGCCTCATACGGAGTAAATTGGGAACGGTACCGATTGGGACCGATTGTGGCCAAATCCATTGAGCAATCGTTGATGGAGGAATTCCAAGTACCAATCGTCGTTTGGGGACTGAGACGTAATATCAGTATTCGCCATTTACTGGGCTACAAAACCTTGATATGTGTTAGCATATCCAGTGTGGTGCCCGACGTGGATCCCATTTTTGATGTCCTAAACGATGGATTGGTGGGCTTGCACTATGTTCCAATGCTCTTTATCTACAAACCTTTGCGAATGATGGCGCCAACGAGGGATATGTTAGAAGTATTTTTTGCCTGGTGCTGGCAGCACAGGTTCACCAatgtgtttctaacattttaTCTACGTTCGCTTGATAATAGTTCTTGGAAATTCAGTAAAGGTGGGCGCAATGAAATCTATAGCTACACACCATTTCCCAATCTCACTATTCGGAATATAACTGAGACGGGATATCAGCCAGTGGATATAATGATGAATCTAACGGGCTATGAGTTTAGAGTGCCTGTATTTCAGGATCCCCCCACGGTCTTTCAG CTCCCAAACGGTGATCTATCCGGTTCCCTGGGCCTCATGTTTTCCGCTTACGTGCACCACAGAATGGGGGTTCTCCGCCCGGAGCCCAACGCCCATGTAAATAGGTACAGCTACCAGGAGCACCTGATGCTGGCCGCTGCCCGCGGCGAAATCGAGATGGGCGTGCATCCGTACTCCTCGATGCAGCTCAACTCCTCACTGACGGCCGGTAGTTTCCCTCTGGGTATGACCAACACCTGTGTTTTAGTGCCCTGGCAGCGGGAATCGCCTCAGGTGCGGTTCATGCAGGTGGCCGCCCAAATAAATGGTCCCTTTTTCCTGATACTCCTTGTGGCGATGACCCTATCCTGGCAGCTGGTCCATGGACGATGGCGACGAGGCGTACATCTCACTTTGGTGACCTTCTTTCAGCAATCGGTGCCGAACAGAGAGTTTCATCAATTGGCCGAGCCATACAAGATCATCCATGTTGCCTTGCTCCTCGGCTCTTTAGTTCTATGGACAATGCGTGCGGGGTATTTGTCATCGGTTTTTACCTCACAG GTTCCTGGGTGGCAGATTAATACCGCCAAGGACTTTCTGGCCACGCCATTACGGCTCATGTTGACGGAAACGGAAGTGGAAATGTATTTTACCGCAGGACTCCTGCCTTCGGCACTAATGCCCCGCCTCCTCGTGGTCAACAAGACGACGCTGATGGAGCACTTGGACAGCTTGAATAGCAGCTACGCCTACTGCACCACCGCGGAGCACTGGAGTGTGGTTATGTTGCAGCAACGCCGCATGTACCGCCCACCATTTCGACTGGCCTCGAACCTCTGCACCACCCCTCGATTTCTGCGATTTCCCGTTCAGCGGAATTCGCCCTTCCAGCAGAACTTCAACCGCTTTGGCATCCATTCGCTGCAATTTGGCTTCTGGGCTCACTGGACGAGGAAAAGTCTGCTGGAGGCGATCCAACTGCGTCTCGTCGTCGAACTCACTGATGACTATGTGCCCTTCCAGAGCTTGACACTCGCGGATTTCCAAGTTCTGATCAAAATATACCTGCTTTGTTTGCTGGGCAGTAGTTT cCACTCCGTTTCCAATCCCAGAACTCTCACCTGCAACGTAGGCAACATCAGACAAGGCAAAGGTAAAGGCAAAGACAAGGCCGGAGGCCCCAAGACATCTGCACCGGAGAAAAACTAG
- the LOC108008864 gene encoding uncharacterized protein isoform X2: MLLISLTLMAFGLAQTLPIEEAEMPTTSEAPDSGRVLFDQRQTGRFNIHVSIKDVAIIEVGQNGLAEETYNDEEDYYYDDSALTVKPIKLTTEASSSTTTTSTTSVAALPESTVTTVATSTVATTSDPKLNSSFSSNLLADIAAHVSKSKSRLNNLMIVETPIGGTTKPQHHPLHGRSKDVPIMTAAAITPPTLPESIEYTPPKNHNSPIFKVKVQRSSMPAAKKPARCRNHQVRDAQGKCSDSI, from the exons ATGCTGCTGATATCGCTTACACTGATGGCTTTCGGCCTGGCCCAAACGCTGCCCATCGAGGAGGCCGAAATGCCGACAACCAGTGAGGCTCCCGATTCAGGGCGAGTGCTCTTCGATCAGCGGCAGACGGGCAGATTCAACATCCACGTGAGCATCAAGGATGTGGCCATCATCGAGGTGGGCCAAAATGGTCTGGCTGAG GAGACGTATAACGATGAGGAGGATTACTACTATGATGACAGTGCGTTGACCGTCAAACCGATCAAGTTAACCACAGAGGCgagcagcagcaccaccaccacgaGCACCACATCGGTGGCAGCACTGCCAGAGAGCACTGTAACTACAGTGGCCACTTCCACTGTGGCCACCACCAGCGATCCCAAGCTAAATAGCAGCTTTAGTTCTAACCTCTTGGCTGACATTGCGGCCCATGTATCGAAGTCCAAATCCAGGCTAAACAATCTGATGATTGTGGAGACGCCAATCGGTGGAACAACTAAGCCCCAGCACCACCCACTTCATGGCCGATCCAAGGATGTACCCATTATGACTGCTGCTGCAATTACACCACCCACTTTGCCCGAGAGCATTGAGTACACACCGCCCAAGAATCACAATTCGCCCATTTTCAAGGTTAAGGTTCAACGATCTTCGATGCCGGCCGCAAAGAAACCCGCCCGCTGCCGAAATCACCAGGTGCGAGATGCCCAGGGCAAGTGCTCCGACTCGATCTA A
- the LOC108008864 gene encoding uncharacterized protein isoform X1, which produces MLLISLTLMAFGLAQTLPIEEAEMPTTSEAPDSGRVLFDQRQTGRFNIHVSIKDVAIIEVGQNGLAEETYNDEEDYYYDDSALTVKPIKLTTEASSSTTTTSTTSVAALPESTVTTVATSTVATTSDPKLNSSFSSNLLADIAAHVSKSKSRLNNLMIVETPIGGTTKPQHHPLHGRSKDVPIMTAAAITPPTLPESIEYTPPKNHNSPIFKVKVQRSSMPAAKKPARCRNHQVRDAQGKCSDSIYRKLYSMLMGMNFPFLAAANAADSA; this is translated from the exons ATGCTGCTGATATCGCTTACACTGATGGCTTTCGGCCTGGCCCAAACGCTGCCCATCGAGGAGGCCGAAATGCCGACAACCAGTGAGGCTCCCGATTCAGGGCGAGTGCTCTTCGATCAGCGGCAGACGGGCAGATTCAACATCCACGTGAGCATCAAGGATGTGGCCATCATCGAGGTGGGCCAAAATGGTCTGGCTGAG GAGACGTATAACGATGAGGAGGATTACTACTATGATGACAGTGCGTTGACCGTCAAACCGATCAAGTTAACCACAGAGGCgagcagcagcaccaccaccacgaGCACCACATCGGTGGCAGCACTGCCAGAGAGCACTGTAACTACAGTGGCCACTTCCACTGTGGCCACCACCAGCGATCCCAAGCTAAATAGCAGCTTTAGTTCTAACCTCTTGGCTGACATTGCGGCCCATGTATCGAAGTCCAAATCCAGGCTAAACAATCTGATGATTGTGGAGACGCCAATCGGTGGAACAACTAAGCCCCAGCACCACCCACTTCATGGCCGATCCAAGGATGTACCCATTATGACTGCTGCTGCAATTACACCACCCACTTTGCCCGAGAGCATTGAGTACACACCGCCCAAGAATCACAATTCGCCCATTTTCAAGGTTAAGGTTCAACGATCTTCGATGCCGGCCGCAAAGAAACCCGCCCGCTGCCGAAATCACCAGGTGCGAGATGCCCAGGGCAAGTGCTCCGACTCGATCTA CAGAAAGCTGTACAGCATGCTGATGGGAATGAATTTCCCTTTTTTGGCAGCTGCAAATGCCGCGGATAGTGCCTGA